In Arthrobacter sp. MN05-02, the genomic stretch CGGACTGGACGGCCGGATCGGTGGTGAAGATCCAGCCGACGAAGGGAGCCACGGCCGCGAGCAGGCCTCCGGTGAGAACGCCGAAGCCCACCCCCCACGTGATCATCCGCCGCGTCAGTGCACCGGCCAGGCGCCGGTTCCCCGATCCCAGTTCCTTGCCGATGAGTGCCTGCGCGGCGATGGCGAGGGCGTCGAGGGCGAAGGCGAGGAAGGTGAAGACGGTCATGACGAGCTGGTGCGATGCGAGGCTGAGGGGACCCTGCGCGGTCGCGACGAGGACGGTGGCGAGGATCGCCACGCGCAGGGACAGCGTGCGCAGCATGAGCCACGACCCGACGCCCGCCGTGCTGCGGATGCCGCGGAGGGACGGCTTCAGGGGGACCTGCTCCCGCCGGGAGGCACGCACGATCATCACGAGGTACACGGCGGCCATCGCCCACTGGGCGAGGCTGGTCCCCAGCGCGGAACCGGCCACCGACATCCCCGCGCCGTAGACGAGCAGGTAGTTGAGGACGATGTTGACGCCGAAGCCCGCGCCTGCGACGAGCAGCGGCGTGCGCGTGTCCTGCAGCCCGCGCAGCACCCCGGTCGCGGCGAGCACCACGAGCATGGCCGTCAGCCCCGGCATGGACCAGCGGAGGTAGTCGACCGCGAAGGCGTGGACGGCGCCCTCGGCACCCAGCAGGGCGGCGAGCCGGGGAGCGGCGGCCCAGCCCGCGGCGGAGAGCAGGACCCCGAGCACGACGGCGAGACCCACGCCGTCGCGCCCGGCAGCGAGCGCCTCGGGCAGACGGCCTGCACCGAGGAGCCGGGCGACGGCGGGAGTGGTCGAGTACGCGAGGAAGACCATGAGGCCGACGGCGGTCTGCAGCACCGTGGACGCGAGGCCCACGCCGGCGAGCTCGTCGACACCGAGATGTCCGACGATCGCGGAGTCGGCGAGCAGGAAGAGTGGCTCCGCGATGAGGGCCCCGAGCGCCGGGACCGCGAGCCGCAGGATACTGCGGCTGAGGCGGCGATTGCTGGGAACGGTCTCGTGCACCGTCCCAGCGTAGGCGGAGGTGCTGCAGGGCCTAAGCTGGAACGGCCCGAACCGACCAGCCACAGGGGAGTCATGAAACTCGGCACCAGGCAGTACCTGGCAGGACTGGTCCTGCTGTTCGTCAGCACCCTCTTCGTGCCCCAGGCCGTCTCGGACTTCGCCCGCGCGGAGTCGACGGGTACGCCGGCGCCGGCGGAGGCTCCCCTGCTCCTGGCCATCGGCCTCCTCATCATCCTCGCCGCAGCGGCATGCATCGGCTGGGGCTACTGGCTCACGCACCGCAGGGGGGCTCCGCGGAAGTCCCATCCGGAGGACGACCCGGACGAGCCGCTGCTGCGCCCCGGCTACGGACCGGAGACGTCGGGCCGGGACGCATGGCGCGACCACCCCCTGCGCCGGCACGACCGCGACGACGAAGGCCGGTCCTGACCTCTCGCTCTACAGGACCCTCCTCCGGTCGCCCTGTCCAGCCCCGGCGGTCCTTTTTTCCTCCTTGTCCGC encodes the following:
- a CDS encoding MATE family efflux transporter, which codes for MHETVPSNRRLSRSILRLAVPALGALIAEPLFLLADSAIVGHLGVDELAGVGLASTVLQTAVGLMVFLAYSTTPAVARLLGAGRLPEALAAGRDGVGLAVVLGVLLSAAGWAAAPRLAALLGAEGAVHAFAVDYLRWSMPGLTAMLVVLAATGVLRGLQDTRTPLLVAGAGFGVNIVLNYLLVYGAGMSVAGSALGTSLAQWAMAAVYLVMIVRASRREQVPLKPSLRGIRSTAGVGSWLMLRTLSLRVAILATVLVATAQGPLSLASHQLVMTVFTFLAFALDALAIAAQALIGKELGSGNRRLAGALTRRMITWGVGFGVLTGGLLAAVAPFVGWIFTTDPAVQSAFAAGLWVLAASQPVCGFVFVLDGVLIGAGDARYLATAGVVNLVAYLPLLALVGRAELSGGEGIVWLWLAFGIGYMLARAVTLGWRVRDDRWMVTGATRSGAAGAG